The nucleotide window GCATTGAGGAATGCCAGGGTCGCACGGGGGGACCCACCGTGCTCGACGTTGGGGGAGTCGCGCGTTGCGGCAACGATATCGAGGATGTACTCCCGGACCGGTTCGGAGACGTGAACCTCCTCGACCGCTTCACGGGCGGCCAGGAACGTTGCTTTGTCGACCACCTGCCCTGCGGTCTCCGGTCCGAGGGTCGGGTCTTTATCGAATCGATCGAGAAGCTGGCGTTCCATCGCCCGGTCCGGGAGGTCGACAGTGAGCTTGAACTGGAAGCGATCGCGCTGCGCCTCGGGGAGGGAGAACGTTCCCTCCATCTCCAGCGGGTTCTGCGTCGCGATGACAGTGAACGGCTGGGGGAGTGGGAGCGTCTCGCCTTCGATCGTGACGTTCGCCTCCTCCATCGCCTCGAGGAGCGCGGACTGGGTCTTCGGCGTCGCGCGATTGATCTCGTCGGCAACAACCATGTTTGCGAACACCGGCCCCTTCTGGAGCTCGAACGCTCCCGTTCCCTCTCGATAGACGTGGGTGCCGGTGATGTCCGCCGGGAGGATGTCCGGTGTCATCTGGATCCGATTGTACTCCAGTCCGGTCGCCCGCGCGACGAGGTTTGCGATGGTTGTCTTGGCGACGCCAGGGACTCCCTCGAGCAAGACGTGACCGCCGGTGAGCATGCTGATCGTGATCCCCTCGAGCACGTCGTCGTTCCCGATCAACACCCGCCCGACCTCCTCGCGAATCGTTGCATGGACGGCCGCTGGGTCGACGTCTACGTCACTCATCGTCACGTCCTCGCCCACGGTGGGCAATAACAGCTGTTATGACACGATCGACCCTGTCCTCATCCCATTCGGGATGGCGTTCCCGAAGGGATGCTGCCAATGCCGCCTCGTCGATATGGAGTCTAGTCCTTCCCGAGACACCCTGTGTCCCTGACACCCGCCCGCGTGAGCTGTGAAGGTCGAACGTGGCCACGAGACGGCGCCAGAAGGTGGCGCCGCTTCCGAGTATCGCGACGGCAAGGAGTCCGAGAACCCCCACCAGTGCCGTGAGAACGCTCGACTTCTGTAACGCAAGTGCGATCGCCACGAGCGGCGGTTGGCCTGTGACGTGAGAGTAGTCGAGCAGGACGCGGTCGTGTGCCCCCATGACGTTCGCGACGAACTGGGCGTTTCCAGGTCGGTCAAGCATCGTATTGATGAACGCACTCGGATCCGACACGACGATCACCTGCCCATCGCCAACCGATTCGACCGCGACCACTGGTCGTTTCTGCAGGGATTCCGACTGGTCCAACTCTTCGTTGCCGTTCGTATCGAGGTACCCGTACGCCGACGAGTTCGCCACGGGCGTCGCCTCGGAAGCGACTGCCGTGCCGTTCTCCGTGGTGAGCACCGACCCATGATTGAGTGTGATTCCGTCGACACCGGCCGTCAGCGGGTGGTTGCCGACCCCGTCGGCGACGGGAAACGCGGGGCTCCGATAGTATCGTCGCTCGTCCCGGAGCGGGCGTCCGTCGACGCGTGTCGACGCCCCGACGCCAACGAGAAGTTCGTTCCCAGTCGACCCGTAGTCTTCCGCGACGAGCAGCGTTCCACCCTCCCGAACGAATCGATTCAGGACTGCCTGGTCCGCGGGCCCATACGGCTCTTCGGGCGCCAGGACGATCGCGACCGTCCCGCTGGGGTCGACCTCTCCGTACTCCGAAACGTTCGTCACGACCGTCGCCGTCGTATCCTCTCCATCAGCGATACCGCGGAGTTGCGAGGCGCCATCCCACTTGGCATTGTACGCACCGAAGGCGGCCGCGGACGTTACCCCTGCGACAATGATCGAGAGACAGAGTGCGGCGACTAGTGCGAGGAGTACCGCGTGCGGGACCCCCATCGAGTCCGACCACGTGTCCACTCAGATCACCCCCGCCGGCAGAATCGCGAGTATCCGTCGGATGACGACGTACCCAAAGACGACCAGTCCGATCGCGATGAGCCACCTGAGCCGATGCCGCCAGGCCGGCCCGACAGCAACTGGGGCGGTGAGCTCGGTGACGACGAGGAAACCGATGAGCGAGACGACGAAGAACAACTCGTATGAAAGTGCCCCCAACAGGGAGAGAACAAGCGTCGCTGCCAGCATCCAGGCTAGCTGAGCCCGAACGAACGCGGTGCGGCTCCCCATTTCCATGCAACCTGTCTCTGCCCCCCTGATACGAAAGTGTCGCTCTCGTCACCGATGAACCAGCCCACAAAAAGTGGACTGTCGAACGGAGCGAAACCGAAGTCTGGGCAGAAGAAACAACACGGTCGGCGAAATAAACCCCGTATCTATATCAAGTAATTGGCAATTTTCTGTCGATGGAGTTGCGTCTCTCCGAGAAACCACGTGGATTGAACATCATTGGGTGGGTCATGTGGGCAACCGCCATCGCCATGGTGGTGGTCGTTCTGCTCTGGTTTCTCGCGTCACTGTAGTCGTGTAGCTGAATAGAGGAAACGAATGCATTTCCGACGATACAGATATCGGGAAAGACCCAAAATACGCACAAATCTGTAATCTTCATCGCGGTTTACTGGCAAGTGACAAATTCACCACGCTCTCTTGAGGTACACAAACGAGTTAAATTCCGTACGAGAAACAAGAACAGTCAAATTGACGATCGGGAATGAACTGTCCCGTCCCTTCCTAGAGGTCACTACGCCCCCCTATACAGTTGAACAATCGACGAAAGTAAACCGTCGATACGATATTCGACGTCAGTAGAACACCGCCGCCGATTAATCGTCGAGCCCGACCAGCCGGTTCAGCGCGTACACTGTCCGGAGGATCTCGTCGGCGCCGCCGGGGGCGAACACGAGCTGGTCGGTCGCCTCGACGTGCTCCAGCACGGAGTCCGAGGAGTGGGCCGGCGCCGCCGCGATGCCGGCGTTCGCCTCGGCGGCCCACTCCATCACGCGGAGGTCCGACTTGCTGTCGCCCATGACGCAGACGAACGGGTCCTCGATCCCCAGCGCGTCCAGCGCCGCCCGCACCCCGGCCGCCTTGTCGAGGTCGTGGGCGGCCAACTCGGCCGCGTCGGCCCGGTAGAGCGCCACCGCCAGCCGTTCGAGGAGCGGCACCGCCTCCGCGTCGGAGTCGGCCGGCACATCGGCGCCGGCCCGCTTCAGCGACGCCTCGATCTCGGGGTCGACGTCGGCGAAGAACGCGCGGGCCGCCGCCGGGCCGTCGGCCACGTCCGTCCGCTCGGCGACCGCCTCGCCGACCAGTTCGAGGAGGTGCGCCATCGCCTCGTCGATCACCTCGTCGGCGCGGTCACTCCCCGTCTCGTAGTTCGGTTTCAGGGTGACGTTGAACTCGTTGCCCTGGAGGTGGCAGCCCCGCCGGACCGACTCGGGCGCCTCACGCAGTACGCGCGAGCGGACGTCGTCGACGACCCCCCGTACGTCGTCGTCCAGGTCGTCGTACAGTAGGCGCTTCGTGTCCGCGCCGCTACCCGGCGTGAAGACGCCCGCGCCTGCTTCGTACACAACGGAGACGTCCCCGGAGTGGACGAGTTCGTTCCCGAGCCCCTGGACGAGGAAGCCCTTCACGTTCTCGAGCGTCTGGCCGGTACAGATGACGAGCGGGACGTCGTGTTCGGCGAACTCGGTGAGGAGGTGGAGGGTCTTGCGGGGGATCTCGTTGTCCGTGTCGCCGGCCGACCGGAGCGTCTCGTCGACGTCGAGCACGAGCGCGTTCACGCTCCGACCGTACTTGCCCCGGAGATCGAGCGCGGTGAAGGCGGCCTCGCGGTCCGCACGCTGGGCGACCGACGCGAGCACGTCGCCGTCCGGAACCGAGGCCTCGATGCCGGCGCGTCGCTCGGCGAGCGCGGCGTTCGCCTCGTCCCACCGGTCGAGCGCGACGCGGGAGTCGAGCGGGGGGAACAGGTCGACGAACTCGCGGTAGGCCCGCAACGTCTCGGTGTC belongs to Halorarum halophilum and includes:
- a CDS encoding AAA family ATPase, translated to MSDVDVDPAAVHATIREEVGRVLIGNDDVLEGITISMLTGGHVLLEGVPGVAKTTIANLVARATGLEYNRIQMTPDILPADITGTHVYREGTGAFELQKGPVFANMVVADEINRATPKTQSALLEAMEEANVTIEGETLPLPQPFTVIATQNPLEMEGTFSLPEAQRDRFQFKLTVDLPDRAMERQLLDRFDKDPTLGPETAGQVVDKATFLAAREAVEEVHVSEPVREYILDIVAATRDSPNVEHGGSPRATLAFLNAGKARAAIRGRDYVIPDDVKTLARPVLAHRLVLSTEAELGGESPVNIVDRLVNTVDAPSSVPSAESPQEADQKPAEHDSN
- a CDS encoding DUF4350 domain-containing protein, with translation MGVPHAVLLALVAALCLSIIVAGVTSAAAFGAYNAKWDGASQLRGIADGEDTTATVVTNVSEYGEVDPSGTVAIVLAPEEPYGPADQAVLNRFVREGGTLLVAEDYGSTGNELLVGVGASTRVDGRPLRDERRYYRSPAFPVADGVGNHPLTAGVDGITLNHGSVLTTENGTAVASEATPVANSSAYGYLDTNGNEELDQSESLQKRPVVAVESVGDGQVIVVSDPSAFINTMLDRPGNAQFVANVMGAHDRVLLDYSHVTGQPPLVAIALALQKSSVLTALVGVLGLLAVAILGSGATFWRRLVATFDLHSSRGRVSGTQGVSGRTRLHIDEAALAASLRERHPEWDEDRVDRVITAVIAHRGRGRDDE
- a CDS encoding HAD family hydrolase encodes the protein MDLYDRLYELYAEFDTETLRAYREFVDLFPPLDSRVALDRWDEANAALAERRAGIEASVPDGDVLASVAQRADREAAFTALDLRGKYGRSVNALVLDVDETLRSAGDTDNEIPRKTLHLLTEFAEHDVPLVICTGQTLENVKGFLVQGLGNELVHSGDVSVVYEAGAGVFTPGSGADTKRLLYDDLDDDVRGVVDDVRSRVLREAPESVRRGCHLQGNEFNVTLKPNYETGSDRADEVIDEAMAHLLELVGEAVAERTDVADGPAAARAFFADVDPEIEASLKRAGADVPADSDAEAVPLLERLAVALYRADAAELAAHDLDKAAGVRAALDALGIEDPFVCVMGDSKSDLRVMEWAAEANAGIAAAPAHSSDSVLEHVEATDQLVFAPGGADEILRTVYALNRLVGLDD